The Geobacillus stearothermophilus ATCC 12980 genome contains a region encoding:
- the tsf gene encoding translation elongation factor Ts has translation MAITAQMVKELREKTGAGMMDCKKALTETNGDMEKAIDWLREKGIAKAAKKADRIAAEGMTYVAAEGNTAVILEVNSETDFVAKNESFQTLVKELAAHLLKQKPASLDEALGQTMDNGATVQDYINEAIAKIGEKITLRRFAVVNKADGETFGAYLHMGGRISVLTLLAGNASEEVAKDVAMHIAALHPKYVSREDVPEEELNREREVLKQQALNEGKPENIVEKMVEGRLKKFYEDICLLEQAFVKNPDVTVRQYVESNGATVKQFIRYEVGEGLEKRQDNFAEEVMSQVRKQ, from the coding sequence ATGGCAATTACAGCACAAATGGTCAAAGAGCTGCGCGAAAAAACGGGCGCAGGCATGATGGACTGCAAAAAAGCGCTCACCGAAACAAACGGCGACATGGAAAAGGCGATCGACTGGCTGCGTGAAAAAGGGATCGCCAAAGCGGCGAAAAAAGCGGACCGCATCGCGGCGGAAGGAATGACGTACGTCGCTGCTGAAGGCAACACAGCCGTCATTTTGGAAGTGAACTCGGAAACGGACTTCGTCGCCAAAAACGAGTCGTTCCAAACGCTCGTCAAAGAGCTGGCCGCCCACTTGCTGAAACAAAAACCAGCTTCGCTTGACGAGGCGCTCGGGCAAACGATGGACAACGGCGCGACCGTCCAAGACTACATCAACGAAGCGATCGCCAAAATCGGCGAAAAAATTACGCTCCGCCGCTTTGCCGTCGTCAACAAAGCGGACGGTGAAACGTTTGGCGCGTACTTGCACATGGGCGGGCGCATCAGCGTATTAACGTTATTAGCCGGCAACGCCAGCGAAGAGGTCGCCAAAGACGTGGCCATGCATATCGCCGCGCTCCATCCGAAATATGTTTCGCGCGAGGATGTGCCGGAGGAAGAACTTAACCGCGAACGCGAAGTATTGAAACAGCAGGCGTTAAACGAAGGCAAGCCGGAAAATATTGTCGAGAAAATGGTTGAGGGCCGTTTGAAAAAGTTTTACGAAGACATCTGCCTGCTTGAGCAAGCGTTCGTCAAAAATCCAGATGTCACAGTGCGCCAATATGTGGAATCGAACGGGGCGACCGTTAAACAGTTCATCCGCTATGAAGTCGGTGAAGGGCTTGAAAAGCGCCAAGACAATTTCGCTGAAGAAGTCATGAGCCAAGTCAGAAAGCAGTGA
- the pyrH gene encoding UMP kinase translates to MEQPKYRRVVLKLSGEALAGKQGFGIQPAVIQSIARQVKEVAELGVEIAIVVGGGNIWRGKTGSEMGMDRATADYMGMLATVMNSLALQDSLEQLGVETRVQTSIEMRQVAEPYIRRRAIRHLEKKRVVIFAAGTGNPYFSTDTTAALRAAEIEADVILMAKNNVDGVYSADPNVDANAVKYDELSYLDVIKQGLGVMDSTASSLCMDNNIPLIVFSIMEEGNIKRAVLGENIGTIVRGK, encoded by the coding sequence ATGGAACAGCCAAAATATCGACGTGTCGTATTAAAATTAAGCGGGGAAGCGCTCGCCGGAAAGCAAGGGTTTGGCATTCAGCCGGCGGTGATCCAGTCGATCGCCAGACAAGTGAAAGAAGTGGCTGAGCTTGGCGTGGAAATCGCCATCGTGGTCGGCGGCGGCAACATTTGGCGCGGAAAAACGGGAAGCGAAATGGGGATGGACCGGGCGACAGCCGATTATATGGGGATGTTGGCGACGGTGATGAACTCGCTTGCCCTGCAGGACAGCCTCGAGCAGCTCGGCGTCGAGACGCGGGTGCAGACGTCGATTGAAATGCGGCAAGTCGCCGAGCCATACATCCGCCGGCGGGCGATCCGCCATCTTGAGAAAAAGCGGGTCGTCATTTTTGCTGCCGGCACGGGCAACCCGTATTTTTCGACCGATACGACGGCGGCCTTGCGGGCGGCGGAAATTGAAGCGGACGTCATTTTAATGGCGAAAAACAACGTCGACGGCGTCTACAGCGCCGATCCGAACGTTGACGCCAACGCTGTTAAGTACGACGAGCTGTCGTACTTGGACGTCATCAAGCAAGGGCTTGGCGTCATGGATTCGACTGCTTCATCGCTTTGCATGGACAACAACATTCCGCTTATCGTCTTTTCAATCATGGAAGAAGGCAACATTAAACGCGCTGTCTTAGGCGAAAACATCGGAACGATCGTAAGGGGGAAATAA
- the frr gene encoding ribosome recycling factor encodes MAKQVIQQAKEKMDKAVQAFTRELASIRAGRANAGLLEKVTVDYYGVQTPINQLASISVPEARLLVIQPYDKSVIKEMEKAILASDLGLTPSNDGSVIRLVIPPLTEERRRELAKLVKKYSEDAKVAVRNIRRDANDELKKLEKNGEITEDELRSYTDDVQKLTDDHIAKIDAITKEKEKEVMEV; translated from the coding sequence ATGGCAAAGCAAGTGATTCAACAGGCGAAAGAAAAAATGGATAAGGCCGTGCAAGCATTCACCCGCGAGCTGGCAAGCATTCGCGCCGGACGGGCGAACGCCGGGCTGCTCGAAAAAGTGACGGTTGATTATTACGGCGTCCAAACGCCGATCAACCAGCTTGCTTCGATCAGCGTGCCGGAAGCGCGCCTGCTCGTCATCCAGCCGTACGACAAATCGGTCATCAAAGAGATGGAAAAAGCGATTTTAGCATCGGATTTAGGGTTGACGCCATCAAACGACGGATCGGTCATCCGCCTTGTCATTCCGCCGTTGACGGAAGAGCGGCGCCGTGAGCTGGCCAAGCTTGTCAAAAAATATTCGGAAGATGCGAAAGTCGCGGTTCGCAACATCCGCCGCGACGCGAACGACGAGCTGAAAAAGCTCGAGAAAAACGGCGAAATTACGGAAGACGAACTTCGCAGCTACACTGATGATGTGCAAAAACTGACCGATGACCATATCGCCAAAATCGACGCCATCACAAAAGAGAAAGAGAAAGAAGTTATGGAAGTATAG
- a CDS encoding isoprenyl transferase: MFNKIRKAKREDAPLTKEDVLGHPIPNHVAIIMDGNGRWAKKRALPRVAGHYEGMQVVRKITRFANELGIEILSLYAFSTENWKRPKTEVDYLMKLPEQFLTTFLPELVAENVKVQVIGHTEALPDHTRRAVEQAIHETSGNTGLILNFALNYGSRAEIAAAVKRIAEDVERGVLAPDDITEPLISSYLMTNGLKDPDLLIRTSGEIRLSNFMLWQLAYTELWFTDVLWPDFTEQHFLEAIAAYQRRDRRFGGVSAR, encoded by the coding sequence ATGTTTAATAAAATCCGAAAAGCGAAGCGGGAAGATGCCCCGCTGACAAAAGAGGATGTGCTTGGCCATCCGATTCCGAACCATGTTGCCATCATTATGGATGGGAACGGGAGATGGGCAAAAAAACGGGCGCTGCCGAGGGTGGCCGGCCATTACGAAGGCATGCAAGTCGTGCGCAAAATCACCCGTTTTGCCAATGAGCTTGGGATCGAAATTTTATCGCTTTACGCGTTTTCGACGGAAAACTGGAAACGGCCGAAAACGGAAGTCGACTATTTAATGAAGCTGCCGGAACAGTTTTTGACGACGTTTCTTCCCGAGCTCGTCGCCGAAAATGTCAAAGTCCAAGTGATCGGTCATACGGAGGCGTTGCCCGATCATACGCGCCGGGCAGTTGAGCAAGCGATTCACGAAACGAGCGGCAACACCGGCTTAATTTTAAACTTTGCGCTCAATTACGGAAGCCGGGCGGAGATTGCCGCCGCTGTAAAGCGGATCGCTGAGGATGTCGAGCGCGGGGTGCTCGCGCCGGACGATATTACGGAGCCGCTCATTTCCTCATACTTGATGACGAACGGCCTGAAAGATCCGGACTTGCTCATTCGCACAAGCGGAGAGATCCGCCTGAGCAATTTCATGCTTTGGCAATTGGCGTATACGGAACTTTGGTTTACGGATGTCTTATGGCCGGATTTTACGGAGCAACATTTTCTAGAGGCGATCGCTGCCTACCAGCGCCGCGACCGCCGGTTTGGAGGAGTGTCAGCGCGATGA
- a CDS encoding phosphatidate cytidylyltransferase — MKQRIITGVIAAALFLPIVIFGGFPFIIVTYILATVGLFELLRMKGMSPLSFAGAAGFAALWLLLVPALYDQEWLASGTTKFGVLAALAFLLLVGTVVTKNALTFDEAAFVVLAVLYVGVGFFCFAAIRLAGLAYFVYALFVIWATDIGAYFLGRAFGRRKLWPEISPNKTVEGAIGGVVCAVVIAAVYEWAVGPFGSLGAAVGIALLLSMFGQLGDLVESAFKRHYGVKDSGAILPGHGGILDRFDSLLFVLPLLYIFIEAVR, encoded by the coding sequence ATGAAGCAGCGAATCATCACCGGAGTCATAGCGGCGGCGCTCTTTTTGCCGATTGTTATTTTTGGCGGATTTCCGTTTATAATAGTAACATATATATTGGCCACGGTCGGACTGTTTGAGCTGCTGCGGATGAAAGGGATGTCCCCGTTGTCTTTCGCTGGGGCCGCCGGGTTTGCCGCCCTTTGGCTCCTGCTTGTTCCCGCTCTTTACGACCAAGAATGGCTGGCGTCCGGGACGACAAAGTTCGGTGTGCTGGCCGCGCTCGCTTTTTTGCTGCTTGTCGGCACCGTCGTGACAAAAAATGCGCTGACGTTTGATGAGGCAGCATTTGTCGTGCTGGCGGTTTTGTATGTTGGCGTCGGGTTTTTCTGCTTCGCCGCGATCCGCTTGGCCGGCTTGGCGTACTTCGTCTACGCGCTGTTTGTCATTTGGGCGACCGACATCGGAGCGTATTTTCTCGGCCGCGCGTTCGGCCGGCGCAAGCTATGGCCGGAAATCAGCCCGAATAAGACAGTCGAAGGCGCCATTGGCGGCGTCGTCTGCGCTGTTGTCATCGCGGCCGTTTACGAATGGGCAGTCGGCCCGTTCGGCAGCCTTGGCGCAGCTGTGGGGATTGCGCTTTTGCTTTCGATGTTCGGCCAGCTTGGCGACTTGGTCGAGTCCGCTTTCAAACGCCATTACGGCGTGAAGGATTCGGGGGCGATTTTGCCGGGGCATGGCGGCATTTTGGACCGGTTCGACAGTCTGCTGTTTGTGCTGCCGCTCTTATACATATTCATCGAAGCAGTACGATAA
- the dxr gene encoding 1-deoxy-D-xylulose-5-phosphate reductoisomerase, with protein MKYISILGASGSIGQQTLDVMRAHPDKFRLAAASVGKNVEAARKLIAEFSPVLVAVTDRDAYEVLRCEYSGRTAVVYGEEGLVEAAICPQADVVVTAVVGSVGLVPTLKAIEAGKTIALANKETLVVAGHLVTAAAKRRGVPLLPVDSEHSAIFQCLQGEKREHVEKLILTASGGSFRDRTREELAHVTVEEALRHPNWSMGAKITIDSATMMNKGFEVIEAHWLFGLPYERIEVVLHRESVIHSLVEFRDTSILAQLGTPDMRIPIQYALAYPERLPLAAAKPLDLAALGALHFAPVDFDRYRCLRFAYEAGKRGGSLPTVLNAANEEAVAAFLAGRIPFLAIEEWIERALERHQPVDDPQLEEIREIDADVRAYVRSLLA; from the coding sequence TTGAAATATATTAGTATATTAGGGGCGAGCGGATCGATCGGCCAGCAAACGCTCGATGTCATGCGCGCTCATCCGGACAAGTTTCGTCTGGCGGCGGCATCGGTTGGGAAAAATGTGGAAGCGGCAAGAAAGCTGATTGCTGAGTTTTCCCCTGTTCTTGTCGCTGTCACCGACCGAGACGCTTACGAAGTGCTTCGCTGCGAGTACAGCGGGCGGACTGCAGTCGTGTACGGAGAGGAAGGGTTGGTGGAGGCGGCTATTTGCCCGCAGGCGGACGTCGTTGTCACCGCCGTCGTCGGCAGCGTCGGCCTCGTGCCGACATTAAAAGCGATTGAAGCCGGGAAGACGATCGCTCTCGCCAATAAAGAGACGCTTGTCGTTGCCGGGCATCTTGTCACGGCGGCAGCCAAGCGGCGCGGTGTGCCGCTGTTGCCGGTTGACAGCGAGCATTCCGCCATTTTTCAATGCTTGCAAGGGGAAAAGCGTGAACACGTGGAGAAGCTGATTCTGACCGCGTCGGGCGGGAGCTTTCGCGATCGGACGCGCGAAGAGCTCGCTCATGTGACGGTCGAAGAAGCGCTTCGCCATCCGAATTGGTCGATGGGGGCGAAAATTACGATTGATTCCGCCACAATGATGAACAAAGGGTTTGAAGTCATTGAAGCGCATTGGCTGTTTGGGCTGCCGTATGAGCGGATCGAGGTCGTGCTGCACCGAGAAAGCGTCATCCATTCGCTCGTCGAGTTTCGCGACACGAGCATCTTAGCCCAGTTGGGCACGCCGGATATGCGCATCCCGATTCAATACGCGCTCGCCTATCCGGAGCGGCTGCCGCTTGCGGCGGCCAAGCCGCTCGATTTGGCTGCGCTTGGGGCGCTCCATTTCGCCCCGGTCGATTTTGACCGTTACCGCTGCCTCCGCTTTGCCTATGAAGCTGGAAAACGCGGCGGCTCGCTGCCGACGGTGTTGAATGCCGCCAATGAGGAAGCGGTGGCGGCGTTTTTAGCCGGACGCATTCCGTTTTTGGCCATCGAGGAGTGGATCGAGCGCGCTCTTGAGCGCCATCAGCCGGTGGACGATCCGCAGCTTGAAGAGATTCGCGAAATTGACGCGGATGTGCGCGCTTATGTCCGCTCACTATTAGCATAA
- the rseP gene encoding RIP metalloprotease RseP: MVETLESIISFIVVFGALVFFHELGHLLLAKRAGILCREFAIGFGPKVFSFKKSETVYTIRLLPLGGFVRMAGEDPETIELKRGQVVGLLLDSEGRVEKIVLNHKDDYPNIRVVEVEDADLEHGMYVTGYADGERLERFAVKEPAFFVVDRQEIQIAPYHRQFAAKTLGQRTMTILAGPLANFLLAVLVFIIIGLLQGYPVDKPVIGELTPDGAARAAGLKQGDEVIAINGERMETWTEIVNTIRAHPEEPLEFQIERNGKDMSVTVTPEAKTIQGETIGLIGVYQPMEKSVFGSVKQGLVETYYWTREIATGLVQLITGQFQLDMLSGPVGIAVSTGKVAESGIYYLMKWGAILSINLGIVNLLPLPALDGGRLLFFAIEAVRGKPVDRQKEGMVHFIGFALLMLLMLVVTWNDIQKFFL, translated from the coding sequence GTGGTTGAAACGTTGGAATCGATTATTTCGTTTATTGTTGTCTTCGGCGCTCTCGTCTTTTTTCACGAGCTCGGGCATTTGCTGCTGGCCAAACGGGCCGGCATTTTGTGCCGCGAGTTTGCCATCGGGTTCGGACCGAAAGTGTTTTCGTTTAAGAAAAGCGAAACGGTGTATACGATCCGGCTTTTGCCGCTTGGCGGTTTCGTCCGCATGGCCGGCGAAGACCCGGAAACGATCGAGCTGAAGCGCGGGCAAGTCGTCGGTCTTTTGCTTGACAGTGAAGGACGGGTGGAAAAAATCGTCCTCAACCATAAGGACGATTATCCGAACATTCGGGTCGTTGAGGTGGAAGACGCTGATTTGGAGCATGGCATGTATGTCACCGGCTATGCCGACGGCGAGCGGCTGGAGCGGTTTGCGGTGAAAGAACCGGCGTTTTTTGTCGTCGACCGCCAAGAAATTCAAATCGCCCCGTACCACCGCCAATTTGCGGCAAAAACGCTCGGGCAGCGGACGATGACGATTTTGGCCGGCCCGCTCGCCAACTTTCTATTGGCCGTCCTCGTCTTTATCATCATCGGCCTTTTGCAAGGCTACCCGGTCGATAAGCCGGTCATCGGCGAGCTGACGCCGGATGGAGCGGCGCGCGCGGCGGGGTTGAAGCAAGGGGATGAGGTCATCGCCATCAACGGCGAACGGATGGAAACGTGGACGGAAATCGTCAACACGATTCGCGCTCATCCAGAGGAGCCGCTGGAGTTTCAAATTGAGCGGAACGGGAAAGACATGAGCGTGACCGTCACCCCGGAAGCGAAAACGATTCAAGGGGAGACGATCGGCTTAATCGGCGTCTATCAGCCGATGGAAAAATCGGTGTTCGGCTCCGTAAAGCAAGGGCTGGTCGAGACGTATTACTGGACGAGGGAAATTGCAACAGGGCTCGTTCAATTGATCACCGGCCAGTTTCAGCTTGACATGCTGTCAGGCCCGGTCGGCATCGCTGTATCGACTGGCAAGGTGGCGGAGTCCGGGATCTACTACTTGATGAAATGGGGAGCGATTTTAAGCATCAACCTCGGGATTGTCAACTTGTTGCCATTGCCGGCGCTAGACGGCGGGCGGCTCCTCTTTTTCGCCATTGAAGCCGTGCGCGGCAAGCCGGTCGACCGGCAAAAAGAAGGAATGGTCCATTTTATCGGTTTCGCCTTGCTTATG